ATCCATGTCACAGGGCATGAAGCAGCGTCTTGCGATGGCTTCGATTCTGGCCATGGAGCCAGACGTACTCTTTTTGGATGAACCAACGGCACTGCTGGATGATGAAGGAACCTCTCAAGTATGGGAAACGGTGAAACAGATTGCACAGGACAAAACACTCATTATCGTAGAACATAAAATTAATGAAATCGTCGAGTGGGTAGACCGAATCATCGTATTGTCGCCTGAAGGAAAGATTGTGGCAGATGGCCCGGCGAATCAGGTGTTTACAGATGAGCGGAATATGCTCAGGGAATACGGAATCTGGTATCCAGGAGTTTGGGAAGAGCGAGGGCAGACGAAAGCACAGACGTTGGTCACAGGAGAGTTTATTCGTTATGGGGCAACAGAAACTGAAAGTATGGATAACAAGGAGGAGCGAGCTTCTGCGCAGCCCCAACCAGCCCTGGAAATGCAGCAATTCACCGGATGGCGCGGAAAAACACCTTTCATTCAGGTGGAACAGGCCAAGGTATGGCACGGAGATTGGGTGGGGATTGTCGGGGCTAACGGGGCAGGTAAAAGTTCGTTATTGCTATCCATGATGAATATTCTAAAAACGACAGGTCATTATGTTGTGGAAGGACAATCGGCCGGAAAAACCGAGCAGCTTGCAGATCACATTGCCTTTGTATTCCAGAATCCTGAATTTCAATTCGTGACCAATACAGTCCGGGATGAAGTGGGATTCTCCTTGCTGAGCGGCAAGTTAACTGCCGAAGAAAGAGGTATCAAAACCGATAATATGCTGGAGCAATTCGGACTGAGTGAGCTGTCCGGTAGGCATCCATACCAATTGTCGATGGGACAGAAACGACGACTGAGTGTAGCATCAGCTCTGGTACGGGAACAGCGTATTTTGTTACTGGATGAACCTACCTTTGGACAGGATGCGCGGAATACTTTTGCCATGTTATCACAGCTGGAACGGCTGCGACGTGAAGGGACCGCCATTGTGATGGTTACACATGACCGTGAAATCGTGAAGCGTTATTGCACCCGGATCTGGACGGTGCATGAGGGGAGGTTAACGGATGCAGCTCTCGTTTCCTCATCGTGAGACTTGGCTTCACGCGGTGAATCCGGGGTTGAAAATGATTTTCCTGACATTGCTGTTTATCTTCGTCATCCTTGTTCACAATCTGAATGTAATGGCTAATGTAGCAGTTGTCATGCTTTTACTGCTTGGCTGGACAGGTCACGCATGGCCCAGATTATTGCTGTATGCATCTCCGTTCATTCTGGTATTTATATCAACTTCCACAGGTATGATCATGTTTGGTAAAGGGGAGACCACCTGGTTTCAGTGGGGATTAATTCATATTACCGAAGAGAGCTTCTACCGCGGGTTGCACCTAGGATTTCGTTCTCTAAGTATGGCGGCAGCTGGATTGTTGTTCGGTCTGACGACCAAGCCTGTCCGTCTCTTTTATTCCCTCATGCAGCAGTGGAGGCTCCCACCCAAGTATGCCTATAGTTTTCTGGCGGCTATGCGTATGATTCCGATTTTGCTGGATGAATTCCAGACGCTGCGTTATGCCATCCGCATTCGGGGAACGAGGCAGCATGGTTCCCGCTGGAATGTATACGGCATACTGAAACGATATGCAATTCCACTACTTGCCCAGAGTATTCGCCGTGCGCAACGTATGGCGGTGGCGATGGAAGCAAAAGGATTCAAGGAAGGCGGGAGCCGGACCTATTACATTCAGATCGGGTATTCCCGAGCGGATGTATGGTTTATGGGGTATTTTATCATCATGTTAACGGCTGCTTATATATTGGGAACCACATTCCCTTATAATTCAACCCTATTGGATGTAAGGTGAGACCTGTAATTATTTCGTACCTTGTAAATATATTTGGGAGTAACAGTAACTTTTCCTAGTTCAAAACGTCTTAAATGGAAATAACTTCAAATGATTGGAGTGGACTGACGTGAAGACGGGGCGTAAAAGGCAATGGACGGGCTACCCATGGAATATCGCTGCTGGTGTCTTAGTTGTGCTGGTTACGGGGGGACTGCTGTTGTACAACCATGCCAGGGCGCTGGAGGGGCAAGGTTCGGGTTCAGTAACGCAAGTGCTATCGGTGAAGCTTAATTATAAAAAGGGGGATAAGGTCACAGTTGCAAAGGGAGTACCTATTTACAGCCAAGTGGTCGAGAGCAGTGTTTCCCCTGATCGGATGGACATAGACGGGTATAGCTCCGCTCAAGGGAGCTTGCAAATCGACGCTGTTCGCGGGGAATGGGTCAAACTAAAAGGTAGCGATTACACTGAATTCTGGATACCTGGCTGGTATACCTCCAAAGAAAGCCGAAGCCTGACGAAATCCATTCCACAAACGTTCAAGCTTCAATCGGGCAGCAAGCTGTACCTGTTTCCCGGAAGTCAGGCAACATGGTCTTCAGGGGCATTCCTGAAAGAGCAGGCGTTCATTGTTGCAGCGACGAAGGACTGGTATGGCGTGTCCATTGCCCCGCGCGTCTGGAA
This window of the Paenibacillus marchantiae genome carries:
- a CDS encoding ABC transporter ATP-binding protein, with the translated sequence MNEVENVQAVGVTNLRCKFPGEKALVFQGLSLSVRQGEKVLLLGPSGSGKSTLLQILSGLIPRSVEIPMKCDDIQVPEQPGIVFQDPDTQFCMSYTDEEIAFVLENRNIPREQMPALILRYLEQVGLCFEHNRTLIQSMSQGMKQRLAMASILAMEPDVLFLDEPTALLDDEGTSQVWETVKQIAQDKTLIIVEHKINEIVEWVDRIIVLSPEGKIVADGPANQVFTDERNMLREYGIWYPGVWEERGQTKAQTLVTGEFIRYGATETESMDNKEERASAQPQPALEMQQFTGWRGKTPFIQVEQAKVWHGDWVGIVGANGAGKSSLLLSMMNILKTTGHYVVEGQSAGKTEQLADHIAFVFQNPEFQFVTNTVRDEVGFSLLSGKLTAEERGIKTDNMLEQFGLSELSGRHPYQLSMGQKRRLSVASALVREQRILLLDEPTFGQDARNTFAMLSQLERLRREGTAIVMVTHDREIVKRYCTRIWTVHEGRLTDAALVSSS
- a CDS encoding energy-coupling factor transporter transmembrane component T family protein, with amino-acid sequence MQLSFPHRETWLHAVNPGLKMIFLTLLFIFVILVHNLNVMANVAVVMLLLLGWTGHAWPRLLLYASPFILVFISTSTGMIMFGKGETTWFQWGLIHITEESFYRGLHLGFRSLSMAAAGLLFGLTTKPVRLFYSLMQQWRLPPKYAYSFLAAMRMIPILLDEFQTLRYAIRIRGTRQHGSRWNVYGILKRYAIPLLAQSIRRAQRMAVAMEAKGFKEGGSRTYYIQIGYSRADVWFMGYFIIMLTAAYILGTTFPYNSTLLDVR